The Plasmodium knowlesi strain H genome assembly, chromosome: 12 sequence TGGAACCACCGGAAGCCTACCAAGCTGCACCTCGGCACATAATATATCTCTTAATGTAAGATCAAAAAAATGTTAGTTCTTAATTTGTACAATTCTGCACACATTTATAAacgtaaggagaaaaaacaccaTTTCGTGAGCAGACCAAGTGTGCTAATAAAGGCCCTCATCCAAACATATGAATTTCCTTgaaattataattaaaaaaaatttttaaattctatTTTGATCATTTTGGGACACATGCATACTGACGTGCTCGAACGTTCAGGGTATTCTGTTCGAGTCTCAAAAGGGGATACAAAATCGAATGCTTCTTTTAATGCACGACCCGCCTGTCAATACGCATGTGTGCTTggctctttttccttttttctcccttttccaGTTCATGTCAACCAGTTCGCTAAAAAACGTTCACGCCAATCTTCTTTCAAAACAaacttcaaatttttttatggaaCATTTTTTCACGAATGTGTATACGTTAGAGAACCCACTTATTTTCCAGTTGGATAATATTCAATAAATAgcattttgcttttttccctcctttacACCTTTACTTTTAATCATCGCTTTGTCCCATTTCTGCGCCGCTCTGCTCCATTTTTCATAAAACCCTCAAAACCCCCCCTTCGCTTTAACATCCACCACCTCGACAccacaaaatgaaaaccATCACCGAAAACGCAGTCCTCACAGAAACCATTTGCCCCAGTAAGAATGTCCTCAAGTACGAGGAAAAGGTTTTCGTGAATCGGGGGGAATCCCTCATCAAGGTGGACCCGTCTTACTACATCAAGCAAGTTAGCCTCCATCAAAATTATCgccaaggggaaaataaaaaaaaaagaaatgagaaaaaaaaaattatgaatcctaaacccttaaaaaaaaaaaatgatgctcCATAATAACCACACTGCACAAACGATAATTTTAACCCCATTTGCGTGCCGTTCTTGTCACTTCATTTGATCATGACAAATAATTTTCGTTACATCGCCTGATAAACTTTTCGGAAGGTTCATTAGGCGCGTTGCCCCGTGTGTATCTGCCCTTGTGTACTGCCACATGTGTGAATGTACTTGTGCTTGAGTGTGTTTTGGCgtagttatatatatgtttcttTTCATACGATGCGTTCGCCTCACTGTTTCCACAACTTTCTTTTCATGATATGCCCTTCCGTTGCCATGTCTGCATATTCATCCTTGGCGCACATATCTGTCTAGCTATATGTGTGCACCCTCCCTAATTTTTGGCAACGTTTATATGCCTTTCCACTTCACTTTCGTCCTTCCCTTAGAAAGTGCTGAACATCCAAAATCTAAACTACTTGCTAAGTAGTTACGCCCATTTTTTCGAGAACTACAGAACGCTAAGCATCCTCTGTGTGTTGaatattttcataattctttttcttctccttctatactttttattttccctcatAATATTTCTGCCGGTAAGAAACATAAACGCACGTTTAGCATTTCGTGAAATAGCTGGAAAGGCACGCGCGAGCGTGCATGTCTCGAGGAGGGGGCATAACCACCCCTCTGCATGTGTTTCTATCCGTTCGCACCACATACGaatacacatgcatacacatacatgcgcACATGTATTAATATGGTTTTCCTCCTTGTTAGGCCATTTTTTTGGTAGGTTCCCTTTTCTCCTGCTCGTTTCCCATGTTCTATCCCTTAATTAAGGTATCACGCGAAAGCGCATACGGTGTggaggaatggaaaaaacagcGGCGACACCAAGtgaattccatttttaagacGGTCCACCGGATGACCACTTGCAACTTTTGATGaaacatttccccccctctttttttcttttcttttcttttctttcctttttaggACAAAATGCAAATCATtctaaaggaggaaataattttcccttcATGCATAACAATTGGCtcgatattattttttatatcaattctttttatatatttgacGCCATTAgtttccgtttttttatACCCCTTCAATGCTATTTTCATGCCGCTTATTTCGACCCTCATTTTGCCGATCATCGTAAGTCGTGAAGAATCGCCATGGGAATAAGCCGCACATTCGAAGTGGCAACTTAGGAACTACGCAAAGATTATTCCCTCCACAATGGAAACTCTCCAAGAGGGAAGTGGTAGTAGATAATCTTACTTACCTTCACACAACAAACAActcatttccttcccctcgcAGCTATTCATAAATACAAGCGTGTGTGTTGTTTATGTGGCTTTTTATACCCAGGTTAGTGGGAACCCTTAGCTCTGTGATAAAATAACCCAGACGATTCCGCATGTAAACTATATGTACGCATggtatatgcatttatttgTGTATCAAAAGCATACGAAATATCCTTGCACATCTTTCCTACCTATGCATATAAATTTATCCCCATTGGGAATACAACTTGTAGGCCGTGCCAAATGTTAAACACCTAGTGCAGAACGCTTCCAGATACATCTTTTTCAagattcccctttttcacctttaaggtgagaaaaaaaataaaaataaaataaaataaaaataaccgAAATGAACGGAACAGAACATACTTTGTAATTTCTATGGCCATTTTTCCACACATATATTACATAAATAATTCGGCACCACGTGCGGGGAGCAAGAAAGGTATCTTCTTCATATACTACGCTTCAAAGCTCGGCAATCATATTGCACACATAACACTTTAGGCCTTTCTTCGCCTTGGCGttatttaacattttttttttttttttttcacactaTATTCCACCATTAgtaattacatttttaccGTCCACGACATATCTTACGGACGtcgttatttattttaaatctCCTCATACTCATTTTCCAAAGCcgtgtgtacatacgtatatacataaatgtgcaCGATGGCACATgcaactttttcatttttcaatttaaaaatacaacatcatttttaaaataccaCGGGTGTCTAACATTCTGCAACACGCACAACATCCATAGAGGGGGGCGGGtacttttcatttcattaaGCCTACCGACAGGACAAGCGTGTACTGAAGGAAAATGCCTGAATTTGTACGGTTCACACAATGTACAGTTCGTACTGTTTAAAAATGAGAATGTGGGAAGGTAAAGATGTGAGCATAGTAAATCagataaatttttccttcataccGAGGGGTATgtatgatatatatatgtatgtataattATACGCATTACAGGCGCTGCGAAACACGCGCATATATGCGAATAGGGATgctatttatatacataccaCCTCCCCATCTTCGTTCGTGCCTTTCTCTTGGGTTTTCTCACATATCctaaaattaaaacatttCTATAAAATTCATTtccacctcttttttttttcttaagtcCCTACTGTGTTAATACAATCATTCATAACTCTATTCACcaactatatatataatatattttttttttttttttttagctcgTGCTAAacggttaaaaaaaaaaaatcagtgcATGGAGCTAACATTCGGCAGAAGGTGGACTTCTCCGCATGCTGCTGCTTTTAAATCATgggaaagaagggggagaGGCCATCAAAGAAGTTATATTTTTGGCACTATGAATGCTCATGGACATGATAAAAagatatataaaaatgtcaTATATtatgcatttatttatttattttttttttttttttttggcctatattttttcctcctgcaTATGAGGGGCGCTTTTTTCTCCGGCATATAAGTATTTCAACAGGGTCGAAGGGGCGTGCGTTTCAGGAGGATGCCCCGGCATACATGAAGCCTCTTACACGCCTTTGTGACGCACCGCGTATGTGAAATGACCGACGAAATCCATACACCATAATAATATCTTTACTGCATATATGAATGTTTGAATAAATGGCCCTGCATGCTTATCTCTCCCCTGAGCACAGTGCACTTATAACTTacgacttttttttatttggggTACAGGGGGAGAGACCTTTCCGCAAATCCGTGTTGGCAGAAATAATTATGAAGGAAATACTGCgcgaggaaaaataaaaaataaaattaaacgACTCGCATCAATCCCAAGTTCAAATaatttacatgtatatatgtatttctacatacatgtatataagCACGTTTTTTATAATACCTCTTCTTCGGAGGATTTTTCCCCATCAATTTTTACATGGCTCCATCAAATGTACTGTTtttataaacatttttttcttttttttttttgacactTGTCAATTCTCCTATTCTTTCACCCattgttttatattttctgtaTTCTGTATTccattctatatatatatatatatatatatttttttttttttttccttctatcttacattttttttttttttttttttttttttaaattctcttcctttttcatgtttTCCCCTGCATGACTGATAATTCACGCATTACGGTTTGCCTTTTgtgttatcctttttttttttttttttctccgttgAGATATACCATTCAGATATATCTTTGAGATATACCTGTATATATACtgtagaaaatttttttttcgaatcgCAAGCGTGAAATCTGTATTATTGCAAATAGCCGACGGCCCATTGCAAGCAGCCTGGTACGCATAACCGTagttcttcccattttcgaAGAAAAGTGAAGAACGCACGAACCTCACATCATAGAGGCGAAGAAAGGAAAGTCGTTGCCCTCGCATTTGTAAATCTTAGCTAAAATGAGTATAAGCAAAGAATCATCCAACACCATGATTGACATTGAGAGGAAGGctggagaagggaaggaaggtgaAGATGTATCTAAATGGAGCAAGAATGAAAggttcctttttccattaacGTTTATCCTAATTGGTCTCGGTTCATTAAATGTATGGAACACAGCTTTGGGcttaaatataaattttaaatacAACACATTTCAAATAACCGGTTTAGTATGTTCCTCCATAATAGCCCTATTCATAAAGGTGCCAAAGATATTATTGCCGTTCACTTTAGGAGGGTTAGCAGCATTGTGTGCAGGGTTCCAAGTAGCTCATCAATTCTTTACCGCCGAGCAATTTGATACCTATTGCCTAATGGCCTTCATAATTATTGGAATAATGGCAGGATTGACCCAAACCATTGCATTCAGTGTTGGAACAACgatgaaagaaaatatgGGTGGGTACATCTCAGCAGGCTTCGGTATTTCGGGAGtctttatatttataataaatttgttaCTAGATCAAATTGTGCCGAACACCAAGAAGTATGGAGTAAATGAAGCCAAGTTGTTGTATCTGTTCATCATTTGTGAAGTTTGTCTGCTCTTGGCCATCATATTTAGTGTATGTAACTTAGAGCTATCTTCTAGCAAGGCATCCAAAGAGGAAGAATACAATGACAAGGAAGCAGGACTCTCCTACTGGGAATTAATTAAAGACAGTTACAAAGCCATCTTAGCCATGTTCCTAGTGAATTGGCTCTCTCTACAACTATTTCCAGGTGTAGGACACAAGAAATGGCAACAAAGTCACAACATTTCAGATAATAAGGTTACGTTAATTGTGGGAATGTTTCAAGTGTTCGATTTTATCAGTCGATATCCTCCAAATTTGAGccatatgaaaatttttaaatgcttTACCTTTTCCCTTAACAAATTACTTGTCCTTAACTTCCTtcgtcttctttttattccttggTTTATTATCAATGCCGCCTGTGAACATCCCTTCTTCAACAACATTGTTCAGCAGTGTATTTGTATGGCCATGCTCGCCTTCACCAATGGATGGTTCAATACTGTGCCCTTTTTGGTCTTCGTCCAAGAACTTAAGAAAgccaagaagaagaaagacaTCGAAACCATTGCAACCTTACTTGTCGTTGCTATGTTTGTTGGATTGTTTATGGGAATTTGGACCACCTACATTTATGATTTATTCCCCATTGTTATCGAGAGACCAGTAGTACCATAAGTGCCAAAagtttttaaaggaaaatgccAATCGATAGCGTTAGGGTACTTCAAAGAAGCTCATCCACTGCGAAAAGCTATTTTGAAAGCATCATTCCCGcgatgaagaagagaaaaatcttAAAATGTTCTTACAGCAGCGTACATTACAAAAGTGCGCCTACCAAAATTTCGCCCTACGCGATACTTACAATAATTAAATGAATTAACACTAACATATATGTCTAAATTTATAACCCGCATACATCCTCATATAACACATGTATAAAATATCTGTGTAGGAATATGTAACCCATTATAACGactttttaacatttttttatagccctttcttttaactttttatttttcttcttatgcCTGTGTGCATGGTACGTTTCCAATccgtaattaaaaaaaaaaaaaaacattcttatGTTCCACATGTCCCCTTTTTATAGTAAATTACAATACCGTTGAAACTAacgtgttcttttttttttttttttttttttttttttttttttttttttttaattattgtTCTATAAAGGATTTATGCCGTTTCATTAAACATCCCTTTGTctttttatcaaaaaaaaaggaaaacttcacaattaataatattttcatgtAGGGTTACACCCTCCCAACCACTGTCGAAACATCTCATGGGGAAATCTCAGCCCGTTATGTTTCTCCCACATGCTTTGCTACAGATGCGCACCGTGCATAGGACCCTGGGGAATGATATATTTGACGGAAAGGGCGGTACCTCAAGGAATTCGGAAAAGGTTTGCAGCTCGACTCGGCTGCTAATGCAAACAAATGGAATAATTCAGAATGAACTCACGCGGAAATACCTTCTTAGGTGTCCAAACCCAGAATTTCTAACCGTGTAATTTTGATAGGTGCAAAATATACTCGCATAATCGCGCTGAGATGCTAATCGTatgttattaaaaaaaaaaagaaaaagaaaaagcaaattgTATGATCCCAGTGTATGGATAacatttctccctttttaggAACTAATAAGGTTTAGCGAGGTACATCTCCACAGTGGTATCACccacttggaaaaaaaacggaaacaaacgaaaacaaaaggataaaatgCGCCCCCTCCCACCCCCGTTGCTTACTCAACATCAGAGGTTGTTCCTTAGAAGAggcttaaaaagaaaaaaaaaaaaaaaaattagcagtGCTCTACTTCCGCGGCATTATGTAAGTAATACTTAATCTGCTCATCCAGAAAGTCTATCCGATTGAACATCTCCTGATAAATATACTTCATTATGTCTATATAGTTGCGTATAGTTTCTTCCTTATTCTTCGTGCCAGACGCAACTAGCGTCATATCCTTCTCCATCTTTGCGCGAAGCGAGGGATCCGTCAAGTCAATTCCAATGTCCTTAAATTTCTTGTAGGACAACACAAGAGCAATCCCCAAGTTAGTtggaatgaacaaatttttacTATTCTTAAAGACGTAATTTCTTTTCTGGATATTTTCTATATGTTCATGCATAGTCGCATCAGTCCCTATTCCATACTTATCCATAAGGGAGAGTAAGTCAGATTCAGAGAGGTATTTCGGAGGCTGTGTGATTCCTTCTTCTACTAGCAAGCTGTATGGATGGAACTCTTGGTTAACTTCAAAGGGcggaatatttttattattccatttttcgtatatataaatttccaggtaatttttttttacaatttttaatcCCTTACAAAAGAATTCCTCCTTTCCAATGGTGGCAACCACTTTGCTGTTAAATCCAATTGCATCCTCACTACATACAGCTAAGAAATGTCTACAGATAAATTCATAAATGATccattctttctcttctacCCCATCTGtcttttgcatatttttaacGGGGTGTATAGGTGGGTGTGCTTTATCATTTAGCTTACCTTTTCTGGGTTCCTTAAAATTGTTACCTTGACATAATTTATTCGCATAGGATccgaaaatattatttttcttaagcTCCGACACAATGCTTCGTAAATTCATAGAGATTGGGAAGGAATTGGTTTCTGTCCTCGGGTAGCTAATGAACCCTTTATTATACAACTTTTCCGCAATGTTCATGCACTGTTTTGAGGATATGTGGAAATGCTTAGATACCAACTTGGTCATTTGAAGTGTGTTCAGCGGAAGGGGACGATATTTCTTCACTTCGTTttgatatatatttgttatcCTACATAGAGGGTTTTTTAGCAACTCTTCGTAAATAAGGACTACAGCCAGGTGATCATACAACCTGGACCTGGACCACGTAAAATCGGCGATGGTGTTTTGATTCgtgtcttcctttttccccttgttttttttttccttttcgtttttttttttccttttcgtttttttttttctccatgccGAGGAATCCCCATCTGATTCATCACCTGATTTTTCTGCATCCTCCCACAAGTACTGCATTTTGATCGACCAGTAGTACTCGTTTACgaaattttttatgtccATATATCTGTTTACGACAAATCCCAGGGTGGGGAACTGGCAAGGGCCATAACTAATAATATTTGTGCGAGTCTTAATCAAGTGGACATACCTAATGGTGAGGAACCTAGTAAAAATAGAACCCATCCTTAGATCAATTTCTCTGCGTACATCTACACTGTTAGCTAAATTCCGATTGGGATACTTCAAATTGTTAATGGCGTGAATAATGTCCTTCTCTGTCACAGCTGAAAATTGAGCCCGCTTAATTCTTAGATCCCTGTTCATCACGAAACAGGTGTTTATCACTTCAAAGCAGATATGCTCTCCTTCTCTATCACAATCTAACCATAAAATTAGCAAGTTGCAAAACTTGGAGTatctttttaaattattttctattGTCTTCTTATCATTTTCAACGTAAATAGTAATTTCTGCGTCGAACAAGACTTGTGGGTCTGTGTTTAACCAGTTTCGATACTTGTCGTCAAACTTTTGCTCCGTTAAATGCCCAGTCACTGATGTCACATACATAGACCATGTTTCGTTATCCCTCTGgtagttaaatgtgaacactgGGTTGTATTTgctgcaactttttttcctttccatttttcccctgCTCAAAATGTTAGCGATTGCCGAAGCAACCGATGGCTTCTCCGCAACGTTCAAGACATGTATTGGAGCCATATGGCTTACGGAGCAATGCGAAGCTGGGGCGAAAAGAATGACTGACTGAAAAGTAATGGCCGAATTGCCCCCCCTTGGTCATCGTGGGAGGATGGCCTGCCACTGCGCAGCGCACAACTCAAGCGCAACGCGTATTTTGAATCGCACAGCGATGGCATAGCGTAccgtgtttccttttttttttttttacacctccgtacattttacacatttttgcacTCATTTCACATTGTaacgttttttctttattatttctcTTCAGATTGAGTAGTCATGCGACATTTTTTGCGGTATCCATTCGATCTTCATTCGTAAAAAGaggcgcattttttttttttttttttttttttttttttttttttttccttcacacacccgacgtatgtatatgtacgaatTGGGGAGAGTTGGTGGGGATAAAAGTCACTCCCCCTTTCCGCAAATGGAAACCCATAATCCGCCCCTCCATTTATTACCAACATATGCAAATTCCAAAAGAAGTtgcaaaagaaagaaaaaaaaaaaaaccaaaaaaaaaaaaaaaagaaaaaactgttTAATTTATTTCACTGTTGACAGGAGAAGAAGGGGTATTTTCCTTTGGGTAATGAGCTAAAGGGAAAGCACTCCACTTGAAGAGGGGGGTGTTTCCTCATTGGCAAGTTAAAGAAACATAATGTGATGTGGACGCATCCAATAGTGGTATTAACGAAAGATAAGAAAAATCGAATTTTCAATTGGTCATCTTAAATATGGcgactttctttttttttttttttttttttttttttgttattcctCTCCCCATGTACACGTACCATTGTCTACgtcatttttatctttccccCGCAATCGTCTTATCAGCACGAAAGAGAAAACCAACGGGGTGATCACACCGTAGAAAAGGCGACATAAAGGCAAAatcacatgtgcatatatcaCACCATATTgaccaaagaaaaaaaaaaaaaaaaagaaaaagaaagaaaagcacaCATGGACACGTGTAGAAATGGATACGTTAAGAGGGACAAAACCATGCAGCCATTTTTACGGCGGAGGTGGATGGAAACCCCCACCATTACAGCATTctgcatttaataaaaaagaaaaaaaaaaaaaaaaaaaaagctcaaaaggaaacaaaactCTCCCGCATTATTGTGAAAACATATTTGTTTGTCCTCATGAATTGGAGAAAtaaatacacacatatatatacccaTGTATATAAACACCGAAACTACAAAGTAATGAAGCAGAAAAATCTCCTTTCTGCATTAGCGGCAAACATTTCGAAACCTATCTCCCCCACACCTTCAACGCGTACACCATCAAAAACATCCAATGAATGCCCAAAATAAGCCCCAAATCATTGAGCACATAAACCACCCCCTCGATGACACCGTCTACGATGTGAAATGGGTACATGACAAATCCGACATTCTCGCTGTCGGGGAAAAgctaaataaaaagggataCATAAATGTGTATAACCTTAACAGAGGGAAGTTCACCTGCATTTCTGAAAATGAAACGCACACGGGGGTAAAGACCATCagcccttttttctcctactCCGGGGGGTACACTGTTGCCTGCGGTAAGAAGTGAGCCACGGGAGCGTTTGGACTAGTGTGCGATGGGTACGTCCATTCGTGGGTGCCCCACTCCTATGCATGCTTCTCCTCCGTGTTATACCT is a genomic window containing:
- a CDS encoding nucleoside transporter 1, putative; translated protein: MSISKESSNTMIDIERKAGEGKEGEDVSKWSKNERFLFPLTFILIGLGSLNVWNTALGLNINFKYNTFQITGLVCSSIIALFIKVPKILLPFTLGGLAALCAGFQVAHQFFTAEQFDTYCLMAFIIIGIMAGLTQTIAFSVGTTMKENMGGYISAGFGISGVFIFIINLLLDQIVPNTKKYGVNEAKLLYLFIICEVCLLLAIIFSVCNLELSSSKASKEEEYNDKEAGLSYWELIKDSYKAILAMFLVNWLSLQLFPGVGHKKWQQSHNISDNKVTLIVGMFQVFDFISRYPPNLSHMKIFKCFTFSLNKLLVLNFLRLLFIPWFIINAACEHPFFNNIVQQCICMAMLAFTNGWFNTVPFLVFVQELKKAKKKKDIETIATLLVVAMFVGLFMGIWTTYIYDLFPIVIERPVVP
- a CDS encoding DNA topoisomerase 3, putative, whose protein sequence is MAPIHVLNVAEKPSVASAIANILSRGKMERKKSCSKYNPVFTFNYQRDNETWSMYVTSVTGHLTEQKFDDKYRNWLNTDPQVLFDAEITIYVENDKKTIENNLKRYSKFCNLLILWLDCDREGEHICFEVINTCFVMNRDLRIKRAQFSAVTEKDIIHAINNLKYPNRNLANSVDVRREIDLRMGSIFTRFLTIRYVHLIKTRTNIISYGPCQFPTLGFVVNRYMDIKNFVNEYYWSIKMQYLWEDAEKSGDESDGDSSAWRKKKTKRKKKNEKEKKNKGKKEDTNQNTIADFTWSRSRLYDHLAVVLIYEELLKNPLCRITNIYQNEVKKYRPLPLNTLQMTKLVSKHFHISSKQCMNIAEKLYNKGFISYPRTETNSFPISMNLRSIVSELKKNNIFGSYANKLCQGNNFKEPRKGKLNDKAHPPIHPVKNMQKTDGVEEKEWIIYEFICRHFLAVCSEDAIGFNSKVVATIGKEEFFCKGLKIVKKNYLEIYIYEKWNNKNIPPFEVNQEFHPYSLLVEEGITQPPKYLSESDLLSLMDKYGIGTDATMHEHIENIQKRNYVFKNSKNLFIPTNLGIALVLSYKKFKDIGIDLTDPSLRAKMEKDMTLVASGTKNKEETIRNYIDIMKYIYQEMFNRIDFLDEQIKYYLHNAAEVEHC